Proteins from a genomic interval of Nautilia sp. PV-1:
- a CDS encoding glutamate-5-semialdehyde dehydrogenase, with protein sequence MTDVLQKVKEASRVTATLTADVKRKVLNEMAEALIENAAEIIEENKKDLEFAKSNNLSSALIDRLLLDEKRVNSMAEALKDIAKLKDPVGKIIDGWKLDNGLRIEKVKIPIGVIGIIYESRPNVTSDAAGLCFMSGNACILKGGKEAMHSNISIINILQNVLEKNSLPKEAVSLLPDYSREGVYKLIQEDKYVDLIIPRGGEKLIKFVSENSKVPVVKHDKGLCHIYVHKDADIEEAVKICVNAKVQRPGVCNAVETLLIDYDIKDKILPELKKEMEKEGVELRGCEKTLEVININKADEEDWNTEYLDKILSIKIVGGVDEAIEHIEKYGSGHSDSIITENYTASEEFLNRVDSACVYVNASTRFTDGGEFGFGAEVGISTNKLHARGPMGIDDLTTYKYKIYGNGQIRK encoded by the coding sequence ATGACTGATGTGTTACAAAAAGTAAAAGAAGCGTCCAGAGTAACTGCCACCCTTACAGCTGATGTAAAAAGAAAAGTATTAAATGAAATGGCTGAAGCTTTGATTGAAAACGCAGCCGAGATTATTGAAGAAAATAAAAAGGACCTTGAGTTTGCAAAATCAAACAATCTCTCATCCGCATTAATAGACAGGCTTTTACTTGATGAAAAAAGAGTAAACTCCATGGCCGAAGCGTTAAAAGATATTGCTAAGCTTAAAGACCCTGTGGGTAAAATCATAGACGGATGGAAGCTGGACAACGGTCTTAGAATTGAAAAGGTAAAAATACCTATCGGAGTTATTGGGATAATATACGAAAGCAGACCTAACGTAACAAGCGACGCCGCGGGGCTATGTTTTATGAGCGGAAACGCATGTATCCTTAAAGGCGGCAAGGAAGCCATGCATTCCAATATTTCAATAATAAATATTTTACAAAACGTATTAGAAAAAAATTCTCTTCCTAAAGAAGCGGTTTCACTGCTTCCGGATTATTCCAGAGAAGGTGTTTATAAACTTATCCAGGAAGATAAATATGTTGATTTGATAATTCCTAGAGGCGGGGAAAAACTGATTAAATTTGTAAGCGAAAATTCAAAAGTGCCCGTAGTCAAACATGATAAAGGGCTTTGTCATATTTATGTGCATAAAGACGCGGATATCGAAGAAGCGGTAAAAATCTGCGTAAACGCAAAAGTTCAGCGCCCTGGTGTATGCAATGCCGTTGAAACGCTTTTAATTGATTATGATATAAAAGATAAAATACTTCCAGAATTAAAAAAAGAGATGGAAAAAGAGGGTGTAGAGCTTAGAGGATGTGAGAAAACACTGGAAGTTATAAATATAAATAAAGCGGATGAAGAAGACTGGAATACTGAATATTTAGATAAAATTCTCTCTATAAAAATAGTCGGAGGGGTTGACGAGGCGATTGAACATATTGAAAAATACGGTTCAGGCCACAGCGATTCTATAATCACTGAAAACTATACGGCCAGCGAAGAGTTTTTAAACAGAGTTGACAGCGCGTGCGTATACGTAAACGCTTCTACAAGATTTACGGACGGAGGAGAGTTCGGTTTCGGTGCTGAAGTCGGAATATCGACCAATAAACTTCATGCCAGAGGTCCTATGGGAATTGATGATCTGACAACATATAAATATAAAATATACGGAAACGGCCAGATCAGAAAATAG
- a CDS encoding phosphatase produces the protein MVAIDLGSNTIRAVKYDCATHTKLDEFERIVKTADKLVKTDGITDEAIQRVINAINDMKQRFNMSENEKIRAVATEALRAAKNRDYVLGKIKEKTGIEFEIISPQQEAEYTAVAVEKCLEKCDYVNYNHFLLVDIGGGSTEITVKNKENIVSESFRLGIVTITQKHKTPEAIKFAVKKKVKDIKNFLDFAFNTLRKPKLFVASSGTPTTLAALKLGMNYSTYDGSRVNGTIVTMEDLDYWAEKLMKMEMKKREELVGVGRGDLIISGIYIFKEIFKIAKFKECVVCDDGLREGVAIEECEKNK, from the coding sequence GTGGTAGCTATAGATTTAGGCAGCAACACAATCAGAGCCGTTAAATATGACTGTGCGACACATACCAAACTGGACGAATTCGAAAGAATAGTCAAAACCGCCGATAAACTTGTTAAAACGGACGGTATAACGGATGAAGCAATACAAAGAGTTATTAATGCAATAAACGATATGAAGCAGAGATTTAATATGTCTGAAAACGAAAAAATCAGAGCCGTTGCGACTGAAGCTTTAAGAGCGGCCAAAAACAGAGATTATGTACTGGGAAAAATTAAAGAAAAAACCGGAATAGAATTTGAAATAATTTCTCCTCAGCAAGAAGCTGAATATACCGCCGTAGCAGTTGAAAAATGTTTGGAGAAATGTGATTATGTTAATTACAATCATTTTCTTTTGGTGGATATAGGAGGAGGAAGTACCGAAATTACCGTTAAAAATAAAGAAAACATCGTAAGTGAGAGTTTCAGGCTCGGAATTGTAACCATTACACAAAAACATAAAACTCCCGAAGCCATTAAATTTGCCGTTAAAAAGAAAGTAAAAGATATTAAAAACTTTCTTGATTTTGCTTTTAATACATTAAGAAAACCTAAACTTTTCGTTGCGAGCAGCGGAACGCCTACAACGCTTGCCGCTTTGAAACTCGGAATGAACTATTCCACTTACGACGGAAGCAGGGTTAACGGCACTATAGTTACTATGGAGGATCTGGATTACTGGGCTGAAAAACTAATGAAAATGGAAATGAAAAAAAGAGAAGAACTTGTAGGAGTCGGGAGAGGGGATTTGATTATCAGCGGTATTTATATATTTAAAGAAATATTCAAAATTGCGAAATTCAAAGAATGTGTGGTCTGTGACGACGGGCTCAGAGAAGGCGTTGCCATAGAAGAGTGTGAAAAAAATAAATAA
- a CDS encoding acetolactate synthase large subunit: protein MKLTGAQIVIESLIKENVEVVFGYPGGAIMNVYDEIYKQNSFKHILAKHEQGAVHMADGYARASGKVGVAMVTSGPGLTNAITGIATAYTDSIPMVIISGQVPTTAIGTDAFQEVDAVGVTRPVTKHNFLVKDVKDLPFIMKEAFYLAKSGRPGPVHIDIPKDVTVAKTKFEYPEKIELITYKPTYRGNKRAIKRAVDAIKRAKKPVFYVGGGAVLSGAYELVREVVKLTKIPAVETLMARGVLRYDCPYLLGMVGMHGTYAANMAMNDADLIISLGARFDDRVTGKLDEFAKNADIVHIDIDPSQIGKVVNTKYPIVGDLKNVLEDMLPLLIESIEPERYEEWREVLNRYQELYPLKYNDDDTVIKPQWAIQKAGEIAPEDTVISTDVGQHQMWTAQFYPFTYPRQLLTSGGLGTMGFGFPAALGAKRAVEDRLVINFTGDGSIMMNIQEVLTGYKYKLPVINIILNNNYLGMVRQWQTMFYDDRLSETDLSDVQPDFVKLAESMGGIGFRVKTKDEFEKALKEAIEAKKVAFIDVQVDRREDVLPMVPPNSPLKNMLIFKEDK, encoded by the coding sequence ATGAAATTGACCGGCGCTCAAATTGTAATAGAAAGTCTTATTAAGGAAAACGTAGAGGTTGTTTTCGGGTATCCCGGCGGGGCTATTATGAATGTATATGATGAGATATATAAGCAAAATTCATTTAAGCATATATTAGCCAAACATGAACAGGGCGCTGTTCATATGGCTGACGGATATGCAAGGGCAAGCGGAAAAGTAGGCGTTGCCATGGTAACAAGCGGACCCGGGCTTACAAACGCCATAACAGGAATTGCCACTGCTTATACGGATTCTATTCCTATGGTGATTATTTCGGGGCAGGTTCCTACAACCGCAATCGGTACTGACGCATTTCAGGAAGTTGACGCAGTCGGTGTGACAAGACCCGTAACAAAACACAATTTTTTGGTTAAAGACGTAAAAGATCTTCCTTTTATTATGAAAGAAGCGTTTTATTTGGCTAAAAGCGGAAGGCCTGGACCGGTTCATATCGATATTCCAAAAGACGTAACCGTAGCGAAAACAAAATTCGAATATCCGGAAAAAATAGAATTAATTACATACAAACCGACATACAGAGGAAACAAAAGAGCGATTAAAAGAGCTGTAGACGCGATAAAAAGAGCTAAAAAACCTGTATTTTACGTAGGAGGAGGGGCTGTTTTAAGCGGAGCGTACGAACTGGTAAGAGAAGTTGTAAAACTTACAAAAATACCTGCCGTTGAAACATTGATGGCCAGAGGCGTTTTACGCTATGACTGTCCGTATCTTTTAGGAATGGTTGGGATGCACGGTACATATGCCGCTAATATGGCTATGAACGATGCGGATTTGATTATTTCACTAGGAGCCAGATTTGACGACAGGGTTACGGGTAAACTCGACGAATTTGCAAAAAACGCCGATATCGTACATATTGATATAGACCCGAGCCAAATCGGAAAAGTAGTCAATACCAAATATCCTATAGTGGGTGATTTGAAAAATGTTTTAGAAGATATGCTGCCTTTACTTATTGAGAGTATAGAGCCGGAAAGATATGAAGAATGGAGAGAGGTTTTAAACAGATATCAGGAACTTTATCCTTTAAAATATAATGACGACGATACTGTTATAAAACCTCAGTGGGCTATACAAAAAGCAGGTGAAATAGCTCCGGAGGATACTGTCATTTCTACTGATGTCGGACAGCATCAGATGTGGACGGCACAGTTCTATCCGTTTACATATCCTAGACAGCTTTTAACGAGCGGAGGACTGGGAACTATGGGATTCGGTTTTCCTGCAGCGCTTGGAGCTAAAAGAGCGGTTGAAGACAGACTTGTAATAAACTTTACGGGTGACGGAAGTATAATGATGAATATCCAGGAAGTCCTTACGGGCTACAAATATAAACTTCCTGTCATAAATATTATATTAAACAACAATTATCTTGGAATGGTAAGACAGTGGCAGACAATGTTTTATGACGACAGGCTAAGTGAAACAGACCTAAGCGACGTTCAGCCTGATTTTGTTAAACTTGCTGAAAGTATGGGGGGAATCGGCTTCAGGGTTAAAACAAAAGATGAGTTTGAAAAAGCCCTCAAAGAAGCTATTGAAGCGAAAAAAGTAGCGTTTATAGACGTTCAGGTTGACAGGCGTGAAGACGTTTTACCGATGGTACCGCCTAATTCACCGCTTAAAAATATGCTTATATTCAAGGAAGACAAATGA
- the ilvN gene encoding acetolactate synthase small subunit: MKRIISVIVENEHGVLARIVNMFAGRGYNITSLTVAPIPSSEFSRMTIVSEGDPKVFEQIVKQLHKLIPVYKVIESDDFIEKEMAMVKFPIENHLADIDALARCYNGSISNVGEKHVIVSVVDRPARIDNFLKAIKKYKPIEIVRSGASVIER, encoded by the coding sequence ATGAAAAGAATAATATCAGTAATAGTCGAAAACGAACACGGTGTATTGGCCAGAATAGTAAATATGTTCGCAGGGCGCGGGTATAATATTACGTCTTTAACGGTTGCGCCAATTCCCAGCAGCGAATTTTCAAGAATGACAATAGTGAGCGAAGGCGATCCGAAAGTTTTTGAACAGATAGTTAAACAGCTTCATAAGCTTATTCCCGTATATAAGGTAATAGAAAGCGACGATTTTATAGAAAAAGAAATGGCGATGGTCAAGTTTCCTATAGAAAACCATCTGGCAGACATAGACGCTCTTGCAAGATGTTATAACGGCAGTATAAGCAATGTGGGTGAAAAACACGTAATAGTCAGCGTAGTTGACAGACCTGCGAGAATTGACAACTTTTTAAAAGCGATAAAAAAATATAAACCTATTGAGATAGTAAGAAGCGGGGCAAGCGTTATCGAAAGATAA